A window from Mycobacterium botniense encodes these proteins:
- a CDS encoding phosphotransferase family protein, whose protein sequence is MTPEPAIEDVDRLQRSSRDITTLPAVMSRWLSTVLPGGTRPQVTVHSGVDSTGMSSETIILTARWDQDGTPIAQKLVARVAPTTEDVPVFPSYRLDHQFEVMRLVGELTDIPVPRVRWIETTGEVLGTPFFVMDYVEGVVPPDVMPYTFGNNWFADAPPDRQRELQDATVEVLAKLHSIPNAQKIFGFLPTAGDAPLLRHFEWVRSWYEFAVPDIGRSPLLERSFDWLQAHWPQDVQGCDPVLLWGDARVGNVLYRDFRPVAVLDWEMVTLGPRELDVAWMIFAHMVFQELAGLASLPGLAEVLREDDVRATYQRLTGVQLGDLRWFYVYSAVMWACVFMRTSARRIHFGELEKPTGPECPESLFYHATLLKRLIGEDH, encoded by the coding sequence GTGACCCCGGAACCGGCCATCGAAGACGTCGACCGACTGCAGCGCTCCAGCCGCGATATCACCACTCTGCCGGCGGTGATGTCGCGATGGCTGTCCACCGTACTGCCCGGCGGCACGAGACCCCAGGTGACCGTGCACAGCGGTGTCGACTCCACCGGGATGTCGTCGGAAACCATCATCTTGACCGCCCGCTGGGACCAGGATGGAACACCGATCGCCCAAAAGCTGGTGGCGAGGGTGGCACCCACCACCGAAGACGTGCCGGTGTTCCCCTCGTATCGGCTGGATCACCAATTCGAGGTGATGCGGCTGGTCGGCGAGCTCACTGATATTCCCGTGCCCCGGGTGCGCTGGATCGAGACCACCGGCGAGGTGCTCGGAACACCGTTTTTTGTGATGGACTACGTCGAGGGCGTGGTACCCCCCGATGTCATGCCGTACACGTTCGGCAATAACTGGTTCGCCGACGCGCCCCCCGACCGGCAACGCGAGCTGCAGGACGCTACCGTCGAGGTGCTAGCCAAACTGCATTCGATTCCCAACGCACAGAAGATCTTCGGGTTCTTGCCCACTGCCGGTGACGCGCCGTTGCTCCGGCATTTCGAGTGGGTGCGCTCCTGGTACGAATTCGCGGTGCCCGACATCGGGCGTTCGCCGCTGCTGGAACGCAGCTTCGACTGGCTGCAGGCCCACTGGCCGCAGGACGTACAAGGCTGTGATCCGGTGCTGCTGTGGGGCGACGCCCGGGTGGGCAATGTGCTCTACCGCGACTTTCGCCCGGTCGCGGTGCTGGACTGGGAGATGGTGACGCTGGGGCCACGCGAACTCGACGTAGCGTGGATGATCTTTGCGCACATGGTCTTCCAAGAACTCGCCGGTCTGGCGTCGCTGCCGGGCCTGGCTGAGGTGCTGCGCGAAGACGACGTGCGCGCAACCTATCAGCGGCTCACCGGCGTGCAACTCGGTGATCTGCGCTGGTTTTACGTGTATTCGGCGGTGATGTGGGCGTGCGTGTTCATGCGCACCAGCGCACGCCGGATTCATTTCGGCGAGCTGGAGAAACCGACCGGCCCGGAATGCCCCGAATCGCTCTTTTACCACGCGACGTTGCTGAAACGCCTTATTGGAGAGGATCATTGA
- a CDS encoding flavin monoamine oxidase family protein, producing the protein MRRGRDVLVLEGRDRVGGRSLTGNVAGLPVDLGGTFVGPTQDAVLALAAELGVHTVPTYHAGANLIRWRGWVRPYHGTIPRLSLTGLLDIGRVRWQFERIARRVPLTQPWTAHRAHQLDTVSLGQWLRSVHATATSRDLMAIMARVTWGAEPDEVSMLHAARYVHAAGGLDRLLDVENGAQQDRFLAGTQQIAHLMAEELGSRVVVATPVTGIEWHDGTATVIAAHGRAEARFVIVAIPPAHRASIQFAPPLPVEHQELAEHWPQGRLSKAFAAYSTPFWRAQGFSGEALSDEGPVFITFDVSPRDEGPGILLGFVDARNFDHLPAEQRRREVVSCFGSLFGEEAAKPLDYVDHCWGAEEFAAGGPTAAVPPGSWTRYGPWLRQPVGPIHWAGTETADQWTGFLDGAVRSGLRAAAEVEALL; encoded by the coding sequence ATGCGCCGCGGACGCGACGTGCTGGTCCTGGAAGGCCGTGACCGGGTCGGTGGGCGCTCCCTGACCGGCAACGTCGCGGGCTTACCCGTCGACCTCGGCGGCACTTTCGTCGGCCCGACCCAGGACGCGGTCCTGGCGCTGGCGGCCGAGCTCGGCGTCCACACCGTCCCGACCTATCACGCCGGCGCCAACCTGATTAGGTGGCGCGGCTGGGTACGGCCCTATCACGGCACGATTCCCAGGCTCTCGCTGACCGGGCTACTCGACATCGGCCGGGTGCGTTGGCAATTCGAACGGATCGCACGCCGCGTCCCGCTCACACAGCCGTGGACGGCACACCGCGCTCACCAGCTGGACACCGTGTCGCTGGGCCAATGGTTGCGGTCGGTGCATGCCACCGCGACATCGCGCGATCTGATGGCCATCATGGCGCGGGTCACCTGGGGCGCCGAACCCGACGAGGTGTCGATGCTGCATGCGGCCCGTTATGTGCACGCAGCCGGCGGCCTGGACCGGTTGCTGGACGTCGAAAACGGCGCTCAGCAAGACCGTTTCCTGGCCGGCACCCAGCAAATCGCGCACCTGATGGCCGAGGAATTGGGTTCCCGCGTCGTGGTGGCCACACCGGTCACCGGTATCGAGTGGCATGACGGGACGGCAACGGTCATCGCGGCGCACGGCCGGGCCGAGGCGCGATTCGTCATTGTCGCGATACCCCCGGCCCATCGCGCATCCATCCAGTTCGCTCCCCCGCTGCCCGTTGAGCACCAGGAGCTGGCCGAACACTGGCCGCAAGGCCGGCTCAGCAAGGCGTTCGCTGCGTACTCCACCCCGTTTTGGCGGGCTCAAGGGTTTTCTGGTGAAGCGCTATCCGATGAGGGCCCGGTTTTCATCACCTTCGACGTCAGCCCGCGCGACGAGGGGCCGGGCATCCTGTTGGGGTTTGTCGACGCCCGCAACTTCGACCACCTGCCCGCTGAACAGCGCCGGCGGGAGGTGGTGTCGTGCTTCGGGTCGCTGTTCGGTGAGGAGGCGGCGAAACCGCTCGACTACGTCGACCACTGCTGGGGCGCAGAAGAATTCGCCGCAGGCGGTCCCACCGCGGCCGTCCCCCCGGGGTCGTGGACCCGCTACGGCCCATGGTTAAGACAACCGGTCGGGCCGATTCACTGGGCCGGCACCGAGACCGCCGACCAGTGGACCGGCTTTCTCGACGGTGCTGTGCGCTCCGGACTGCGGGCAGCCGCCGAGGTTGAGGCGCTGTTATGA
- a CDS encoding alpha/beta fold hydrolase, producing MVSQRSSRTGIPAALPCSRTVAVRAADGTHLHTEVFGPDDGYPIVLSHGITCAIRVWAYQIAELATDYRVIAFDHRGHGRSGVPHRRGYSLNHLASDLDAVLEATLGPRERAVIAGHSMGGIAIAAWSDRYRHKVHRRADAVALINTTTGDLLRALKLVPLPRPLAGVRVLVARGLISVFGSFPVPSPMHRPIRELVATLAVGAEADPGVAGLIYELFAATPPTVRGSCGKMLADALGERHLSVTGMTVPTLVIGSTRDRLTPISQSRRIAAALPNLVELVELPGGHCSMLEHPADINRQLRALAESVTAARRISS from the coding sequence ATGGTTTCTCAGCGATCGAGTCGGACCGGGATACCCGCTGCCTTGCCGTGCAGCCGCACCGTGGCGGTACGGGCCGCCGACGGGACCCATTTGCACACCGAGGTGTTCGGACCGGACGACGGTTACCCGATTGTGCTGTCCCACGGCATCACGTGTGCTATCCGCGTGTGGGCGTACCAGATCGCCGAACTGGCCACCGACTACCGGGTCATTGCCTTCGACCACCGCGGCCACGGGCGAAGCGGCGTGCCGCACCGGCGGGGTTACAGCCTGAACCACTTGGCATCTGATCTCGACGCGGTGCTGGAGGCGACCCTGGGCCCGCGAGAGCGCGCCGTGATCGCCGGGCACTCGATGGGCGGCATCGCCATCGCCGCCTGGTCGGATCGGTACCGCCACAAGGTTCACCGACGCGCCGACGCGGTCGCCCTGATCAACACCACCACCGGTGACCTGCTGCGCGCGCTCAAGCTGGTGCCGCTCCCGCGTCCCCTGGCTGGGGTACGCGTGCTGGTAGCCCGCGGATTGATCTCGGTGTTCGGCTCTTTTCCGGTGCCCAGCCCGATGCACCGCCCGATTCGGGAGTTGGTGGCGACGCTGGCAGTGGGCGCCGAAGCCGACCCGGGCGTGGCCGGGCTGATCTATGAGCTTTTCGCCGCCACGCCGCCGACAGTGCGCGGCAGCTGCGGCAAGATGCTTGCCGACGCGCTGGGTGAGCGACATCTCAGCGTCACGGGTATGACGGTGCCGACCCTGGTCATCGGCAGCACGCGCGACCGGCTGACACCCATCAGCCAGTCCCGCAGAATCGCTGCTGCCCTGCCCAACCTCGTCGAGCTGGTGGAGCTGCCCGGCGGCCACTGCTCGATGCTGGAACACCCCGCCGATATCAACCGCCAGCTGCGAGCGCTCGCGGAATCGGTGACCGCGGCGCGGCGGATCAGCTCATAA